A portion of the Carcharodon carcharias isolate sCarCar2 chromosome 18, sCarCar2.pri, whole genome shotgun sequence genome contains these proteins:
- the zbtb21 gene encoding zinc finger and BTB domain-containing protein 21 isoform X1 → MESLRRRAAPNSKAKNIITGSGDLTAKPEAPVNKVEQTMEGLLHYINPAHAISLLSALNEDRLKGQLCDVLLIVGDHKFRAHKNVLAASSDYFRALFTKKENEGQSVFQLDLCEAAIFENILNYIYSSSLFIEKKSLAAIHSLGGNLGISFLTSVPSQTPQISCAPNPVKKLSKVGDDVSSSQPRSVIVCQSRTDLDKSNVDSETKGGDSSQKKGPSEEDPSHSFKSSSLMNALRANSNAVSRDVDGTHLLDDKGQPLLKDMRVALADTKFRATFKSLEDQNRMRFWCDRRNSMSVDGTTSFTGSVSDTRQSLTDLLVNGKSLSRPQLSPAFSFHGTTGLSYSQQKSGHTVNVGKMEESNLLYYAKVGPTVQPARFPLNSQSVVSSGPLVKSLLRRSLSMDSQVPSYSSSLDLKMNYGSQICKREPLELTYDVSSQKSSVTDSMKQQLLKEKPQVDQPGRPRQLNVSQAAEADPISITTAVKIKTEPSSPVSDTSDIIRVTVGETSPSTSKEFAVKNVERNRRTSMLPVKRRFQAENAKFSYEKSEAFQHSPNISQNFEESSSPTADDTNLDLSKTDENKDEYSESESAITGKQFKCRTCFKIFRSTAGLFRHVDMYHNPDKPYACDICHKRFLTNFKVWTHCQTQHGVVINPSAATSSSPVPEEKFQKKLNDMMREREIKKALFHKLRRRQVSHSYPGLRSEQGFKKNLKSATKGVYICTTCGKLFRFLSRYRQHMKTHPGEKPFVCKLYNKAFKSKEQGVTENVSEDSIEHQCEHCNTKMSSLAEKTKHERICRNVTVCCYCSLRFCSRELKQEHESQCEYKKLTCLECKRTFKSSFSIWRHQIEVHNENTMAPVEQSNLDPICHNGVLPKEVQTEIGEDSIASPSTSKEDDACSDSSEPMYVDSEDSSCFPEDLSVSNRRNTCTKDNHLPDVVSTNPIHLEDVASESNSCSGEPEDLTCKGERGLWPCEKCGKIFTIHKQLERHQELLCAVKPFICHVCHKAFRTNFRLWSHFQSHISQSADRLEFSKPARSPSSCPPPPAPPLPAPPNEQSPEPEQPSNHSDKSGSPQAADTLFSHAPPLAAATFERPFMCKFCHRTFKTAFSLWSHEQTHN, encoded by the coding sequence GTGGAGCAGACCATGGAAGGATTACTTCACTACATCAATCCAGCACATGCCATCTCTCTCCTGAGCGCACTCAATGAGGATCGTCTAAAAGGCCAGCTGTGTGATGTTCTCCTAATCGTTGGTGACCATAAATTCCGGGCTCATAAGAATGTTCTGGCTGCCAGCAGTGACTACTTCCGGGCTTTGTTTACCAAGAAGGAGAATGAAGGCCAGTCGGTCTTCCAGTTGGACCTCTGTGAAGCAGCTATCTTTGAGAATATTCTGAATTATATCTATTCTTCATCCCTCTTCATAGAGAAGAAAAGCCTTGCAGCTATTCACAGTCTCGGTGGCAACCTCGGTATCTCTTTTCTGACAAGTGTTCCATCACAGACACCTCAGATTTCCTGCGCCCCAAATCCTGTTAAAAAGCTCAGCAAAGTTGGTGATGATGTAAGTAGTTCCCAGCCACGGAGTGTGATTGTATGTCAGAGTCGCACTGACCTTGATAAAAGTAATGTTGATTCTGAAACAAAGGGAGGGGATTCAAGTCAGAAGAAAGGACCATCAGAGGAAGATCCAAGCCACAGTTTTAAGTCCTCATCTTTGATGAATGCCCTAAGGGCAAATTCTAATGCTGTATCCAGAGATGTTGATGGAACACATCTATTGGATGATAAAGGACAACCTTTGTTAAAAGATATGCGTGTGGCTTTAGCTGACACTAAATTCCGTGCAACCTTCAAATCTCTGGAAGATCAAAACAGAATGAGGTTTTGGTGCGATAGGAGAAATTCCATGAGCGTGGATGGCACCACAAGTTTTACTGGCAGTGTTTCTGATACGCGGCAAAGTCTAACTGACCTATTGGTGAATGGAAAGTCTTTATCTAGGCCACAACTTTCACCTGCATTTTCATTTCATGGAACCACAGGACTTTCATATTCCCAACAGAAATCTGGACACACGGTAAATGTTGGCAAAATGGAAGAGAGTAATTTGCTATATTATGCCAAAGTAGGGCCCACAGTTCAACCTGCAAGATTTCCACTTAATAGCCAGAGTGTTGTCAGCAGTGGTCCATTGGTGAAAAGTCTCCTTCGTAGGTCATTGTCCATGGATAGCCAAGTTCCTTCCTACTCCTCCTCTCTTGACCTAAAAATGAACTACGGCTCACAAATATGTAAACGAGAACCACTGGAGTTAACTTATGATGTATCATCCCAAAAGTCCTCAGTGACCGACTCAATGAAGCAGCAGCTTCTAAAGGAAAAACCACAGGTTGATCAGCCTGGTCGACCAAGACAACTTAACGTATCTCAAGCTGCTGAAGCTGATCCCATATCAATAACAACAgctgttaaaataaaaacagaacccTCCAGTCCTGTCTCAGATACTTCCGATATAATTAGGGTTACTGTGGGAGAAACTTCACCATCTACTAGTAAGGAGTTTGCTGTGAAAAATGTAGAGAGGAACAGAAGAACCTCAATGCTGCCAGTGAAAAGGAGGTTCCAGGCTGAAAATGCAAAGTTTTCCTATGAGAAGTCAGAAGCCTTCCAACATTCTCCCAATATATCACAAAACTTTGAGGAAAGTTCAAGCCCTACAGCAGATGATACTAATCTTGATCTGTCGAAGACTGACGAGAACAAGGATGAATATTCTGAGTCTGAATCAGCAATAACTGGCAAGCAGTTCAAGTGCAGGACCTGCTTCAAGATATTCCGATCAACAGCAGGTCTTTTCCGACATGTTGACATGTACCATAATCCAGATAAGCCATATGCCTGCGATATCTGCCACAAGAGATTTCTCACCAACTTCAAAGTTTGGACACACTGCCAGACTCAACATGGAGTGGTTATCAACCCATCAGCGGCTACCAGCTCCAGTCCAGTTCCAGAAGAAAAATTTCAAAAGAAACTGAACGATATGATGCGCGAAAGGGAGATCAAGAAGGCTCTATTTCACAAGTTGCGGCGCAGGCAAGTCTCTCATAGTTACCCAGGCCTGCGGTCAGAACAAGGATTCAAAAAGAATTTGAAATCAGCAACCAAAGGAGTGTACATTTGCACTACATGTGGGAAGCTGTTTCGTTTCCTTTCACGTTACAGGCAACACATGAAGACCCACCCAGGTGAGAAACCCTTTGTTTGCAAGCTCTATAACAAGGCTTTCAAATCAAAAGAACAAGGTGTTACTGAAAATGTGAGTGAGGATAGTATTGAACATCAATGTGAACATTGTAATACCAAGATGTCTTCACTGGCAGAGAAGACAAAGCATGAGAGGATCTGTAGGAATGTTACAGTGTGCTGTTACTGCAGCCTTAGGTTCTGTTCCAGAGAACTGAAGCAGGAGCACGAAAGTCAGTGTGAATACAAGAAGCTAACCTGTCTAGAATGTAAACGCACATTTAAGTCGTCTTTCAGCATATGGCGTCATCAAATTGAAGTTCACAATGAAAACACAATGGCCCCAGTGGAACAATCCAATTTAGATCCAATATGTCACAATGGTGTCTTGCCCAAAGAGGTTCAAACTGAAATAGGAGAGGACTCCATAGCCAGTCCGAGTACATCAAAAGAAGATGACGCCTGTAGTGATTCTTCAGAACCAATGTATGTTGATTCTGAAGATTCCTCTTGCTTTCCTGAAGATCTCAGCGTCTCTAACCGCAGAAATACATGCACTAAAGATAACCATCTACCTGACGTAGTCTCCACAAATCCTATCCACCTGGAAGACGTGGCATCTGAATCCAACAGTTGCAGTGGGGAACCGGAGGACCTAACGTGCAAAGGAGAACGTGGTCTTTGGCCATGTGAAAAATGCGGCAAGATCTTCACAATACACAAGCAGCTGGAGCGCCATCAGGAATTGCTCTGTGCTGTTAAGCCATTCATTTGCCACGTTTGCCATAAAGCCTTCCGTACCAACTTCCGTCTCTGGAGCCACTTTCAGTCCCATATCTCTCAGTCTGCAGACCGTCTTGAATTTTCTAAACCTGCAAGGAGTCCTTCCTCTTGTccacctccccctgcaccaccACTCCCTGCGCCACCCAATGAGCAGTCTCCTGAGCCTGAACAGCCCTCAAATCATTCGGACAAGTCGGGTAGCCCACAGGCAGCAGATACACTTTTTTCCCATGCCCCTCCTCTGGCAGCGGCCACCTTCGAAAGGCCATTCATGTGCAAATTTTGCCATAGGACTTTCAAGACTGCATTCAGTCTGTGGAGCCACGAACAGACTCACAACTAA
- the zbtb21 gene encoding zinc finger and BTB domain-containing protein 21 isoform X2 produces the protein MNVEQTMEGLLHYINPAHAISLLSALNEDRLKGQLCDVLLIVGDHKFRAHKNVLAASSDYFRALFTKKENEGQSVFQLDLCEAAIFENILNYIYSSSLFIEKKSLAAIHSLGGNLGISFLTSVPSQTPQISCAPNPVKKLSKVGDDVSSSQPRSVIVCQSRTDLDKSNVDSETKGGDSSQKKGPSEEDPSHSFKSSSLMNALRANSNAVSRDVDGTHLLDDKGQPLLKDMRVALADTKFRATFKSLEDQNRMRFWCDRRNSMSVDGTTSFTGSVSDTRQSLTDLLVNGKSLSRPQLSPAFSFHGTTGLSYSQQKSGHTVNVGKMEESNLLYYAKVGPTVQPARFPLNSQSVVSSGPLVKSLLRRSLSMDSQVPSYSSSLDLKMNYGSQICKREPLELTYDVSSQKSSVTDSMKQQLLKEKPQVDQPGRPRQLNVSQAAEADPISITTAVKIKTEPSSPVSDTSDIIRVTVGETSPSTSKEFAVKNVERNRRTSMLPVKRRFQAENAKFSYEKSEAFQHSPNISQNFEESSSPTADDTNLDLSKTDENKDEYSESESAITGKQFKCRTCFKIFRSTAGLFRHVDMYHNPDKPYACDICHKRFLTNFKVWTHCQTQHGVVINPSAATSSSPVPEEKFQKKLNDMMREREIKKALFHKLRRRQVSHSYPGLRSEQGFKKNLKSATKGVYICTTCGKLFRFLSRYRQHMKTHPGEKPFVCKLYNKAFKSKEQGVTENVSEDSIEHQCEHCNTKMSSLAEKTKHERICRNVTVCCYCSLRFCSRELKQEHESQCEYKKLTCLECKRTFKSSFSIWRHQIEVHNENTMAPVEQSNLDPICHNGVLPKEVQTEIGEDSIASPSTSKEDDACSDSSEPMYVDSEDSSCFPEDLSVSNRRNTCTKDNHLPDVVSTNPIHLEDVASESNSCSGEPEDLTCKGERGLWPCEKCGKIFTIHKQLERHQELLCAVKPFICHVCHKAFRTNFRLWSHFQSHISQSADRLEFSKPARSPSSCPPPPAPPLPAPPNEQSPEPEQPSNHSDKSGSPQAADTLFSHAPPLAAATFERPFMCKFCHRTFKTAFSLWSHEQTHN, from the exons ATGAAT GTGGAGCAGACCATGGAAGGATTACTTCACTACATCAATCCAGCACATGCCATCTCTCTCCTGAGCGCACTCAATGAGGATCGTCTAAAAGGCCAGCTGTGTGATGTTCTCCTAATCGTTGGTGACCATAAATTCCGGGCTCATAAGAATGTTCTGGCTGCCAGCAGTGACTACTTCCGGGCTTTGTTTACCAAGAAGGAGAATGAAGGCCAGTCGGTCTTCCAGTTGGACCTCTGTGAAGCAGCTATCTTTGAGAATATTCTGAATTATATCTATTCTTCATCCCTCTTCATAGAGAAGAAAAGCCTTGCAGCTATTCACAGTCTCGGTGGCAACCTCGGTATCTCTTTTCTGACAAGTGTTCCATCACAGACACCTCAGATTTCCTGCGCCCCAAATCCTGTTAAAAAGCTCAGCAAAGTTGGTGATGATGTAAGTAGTTCCCAGCCACGGAGTGTGATTGTATGTCAGAGTCGCACTGACCTTGATAAAAGTAATGTTGATTCTGAAACAAAGGGAGGGGATTCAAGTCAGAAGAAAGGACCATCAGAGGAAGATCCAAGCCACAGTTTTAAGTCCTCATCTTTGATGAATGCCCTAAGGGCAAATTCTAATGCTGTATCCAGAGATGTTGATGGAACACATCTATTGGATGATAAAGGACAACCTTTGTTAAAAGATATGCGTGTGGCTTTAGCTGACACTAAATTCCGTGCAACCTTCAAATCTCTGGAAGATCAAAACAGAATGAGGTTTTGGTGCGATAGGAGAAATTCCATGAGCGTGGATGGCACCACAAGTTTTACTGGCAGTGTTTCTGATACGCGGCAAAGTCTAACTGACCTATTGGTGAATGGAAAGTCTTTATCTAGGCCACAACTTTCACCTGCATTTTCATTTCATGGAACCACAGGACTTTCATATTCCCAACAGAAATCTGGACACACGGTAAATGTTGGCAAAATGGAAGAGAGTAATTTGCTATATTATGCCAAAGTAGGGCCCACAGTTCAACCTGCAAGATTTCCACTTAATAGCCAGAGTGTTGTCAGCAGTGGTCCATTGGTGAAAAGTCTCCTTCGTAGGTCATTGTCCATGGATAGCCAAGTTCCTTCCTACTCCTCCTCTCTTGACCTAAAAATGAACTACGGCTCACAAATATGTAAACGAGAACCACTGGAGTTAACTTATGATGTATCATCCCAAAAGTCCTCAGTGACCGACTCAATGAAGCAGCAGCTTCTAAAGGAAAAACCACAGGTTGATCAGCCTGGTCGACCAAGACAACTTAACGTATCTCAAGCTGCTGAAGCTGATCCCATATCAATAACAACAgctgttaaaataaaaacagaacccTCCAGTCCTGTCTCAGATACTTCCGATATAATTAGGGTTACTGTGGGAGAAACTTCACCATCTACTAGTAAGGAGTTTGCTGTGAAAAATGTAGAGAGGAACAGAAGAACCTCAATGCTGCCAGTGAAAAGGAGGTTCCAGGCTGAAAATGCAAAGTTTTCCTATGAGAAGTCAGAAGCCTTCCAACATTCTCCCAATATATCACAAAACTTTGAGGAAAGTTCAAGCCCTACAGCAGATGATACTAATCTTGATCTGTCGAAGACTGACGAGAACAAGGATGAATATTCTGAGTCTGAATCAGCAATAACTGGCAAGCAGTTCAAGTGCAGGACCTGCTTCAAGATATTCCGATCAACAGCAGGTCTTTTCCGACATGTTGACATGTACCATAATCCAGATAAGCCATATGCCTGCGATATCTGCCACAAGAGATTTCTCACCAACTTCAAAGTTTGGACACACTGCCAGACTCAACATGGAGTGGTTATCAACCCATCAGCGGCTACCAGCTCCAGTCCAGTTCCAGAAGAAAAATTTCAAAAGAAACTGAACGATATGATGCGCGAAAGGGAGATCAAGAAGGCTCTATTTCACAAGTTGCGGCGCAGGCAAGTCTCTCATAGTTACCCAGGCCTGCGGTCAGAACAAGGATTCAAAAAGAATTTGAAATCAGCAACCAAAGGAGTGTACATTTGCACTACATGTGGGAAGCTGTTTCGTTTCCTTTCACGTTACAGGCAACACATGAAGACCCACCCAGGTGAGAAACCCTTTGTTTGCAAGCTCTATAACAAGGCTTTCAAATCAAAAGAACAAGGTGTTACTGAAAATGTGAGTGAGGATAGTATTGAACATCAATGTGAACATTGTAATACCAAGATGTCTTCACTGGCAGAGAAGACAAAGCATGAGAGGATCTGTAGGAATGTTACAGTGTGCTGTTACTGCAGCCTTAGGTTCTGTTCCAGAGAACTGAAGCAGGAGCACGAAAGTCAGTGTGAATACAAGAAGCTAACCTGTCTAGAATGTAAACGCACATTTAAGTCGTCTTTCAGCATATGGCGTCATCAAATTGAAGTTCACAATGAAAACACAATGGCCCCAGTGGAACAATCCAATTTAGATCCAATATGTCACAATGGTGTCTTGCCCAAAGAGGTTCAAACTGAAATAGGAGAGGACTCCATAGCCAGTCCGAGTACATCAAAAGAAGATGACGCCTGTAGTGATTCTTCAGAACCAATGTATGTTGATTCTGAAGATTCCTCTTGCTTTCCTGAAGATCTCAGCGTCTCTAACCGCAGAAATACATGCACTAAAGATAACCATCTACCTGACGTAGTCTCCACAAATCCTATCCACCTGGAAGACGTGGCATCTGAATCCAACAGTTGCAGTGGGGAACCGGAGGACCTAACGTGCAAAGGAGAACGTGGTCTTTGGCCATGTGAAAAATGCGGCAAGATCTTCACAATACACAAGCAGCTGGAGCGCCATCAGGAATTGCTCTGTGCTGTTAAGCCATTCATTTGCCACGTTTGCCATAAAGCCTTCCGTACCAACTTCCGTCTCTGGAGCCACTTTCAGTCCCATATCTCTCAGTCTGCAGACCGTCTTGAATTTTCTAAACCTGCAAGGAGTCCTTCCTCTTGTccacctccccctgcaccaccACTCCCTGCGCCACCCAATGAGCAGTCTCCTGAGCCTGAACAGCCCTCAAATCATTCGGACAAGTCGGGTAGCCCACAGGCAGCAGATACACTTTTTTCCCATGCCCCTCCTCTGGCAGCGGCCACCTTCGAAAGGCCATTCATGTGCAAATTTTGCCATAGGACTTTCAAGACTGCATTCAGTCTGTGGAGCCACGAACAGACTCACAACTAA